In one Luteolibacter arcticus genomic region, the following are encoded:
- a CDS encoding beta strand repeat-containing protein: MNDLTHRVRPFNSRTALSKPLLLVALLGGSHAYSASLTWSGSVDNNWDTATANWTGSTWNNATPDSAIFDATGVGAVNLTTGITANGITFNTAGYTIAGSSLALTGTVATNASATINSAISAGATVFTAAASQVLTLGGAISGAGSLNFNGAGTVTLTGTNTNTGFFYIGQSGGATTVSINNGAQLGNGSGGSNYIAVQKGGTLRYTGTTATSTTNTRDFYTNDGAANVDITEVNGQLTILAGGGGTHTGGGGASPGTFTKSGAGTLAISSSAVATRNFLQPIAIAGGVLELNNNGTGAFFTIQRAMTGSAGTTLRVSGVGRVGNDQLTANYTGNLAGLDVVNGGTFDIRGQNVVFDALTGTGTLGNSYLTHSFSVGVNNGSGTFSGNIVSNSNGATLLGPSLITTGGLNLIKVGTGTQTLTGSNSYLNTTVSGGILSVGVIADAGTSNLGTGSVTLNGGKLQYTAVGATTTTTRAYSANNTTAGNAIEITDVGTTLAINSGFVGNGAGVVTKQGPGTLNLTGTADDSALVVNVAAGTLLLDKTGASIRAVAAITDIATGATVKLTGSGTDQIYGLTSAGTSYGLVNMSGGTLDLFGHSESLNRLTGTGTVTSNTAGDVTLTLGQSNATNAFGGTIENGSGTVALTKIGTGILTLSGANSYGAGTMINAGTLLADNTTGSATGTGAVTVHSTATLGGMGTISGDVTVETGGTIAPGGSVGTLATGALTISGGTLATEIDSSGSPTADLVEVTGDVDLDGPLVATDIAGNPAIVTLGTKLTLITYTGNLTGTFDGLAEEATVVIGSNTFKIRYDDSNAVTIEALAPVAGYSSWASINAPSQTPDQDFDNDGIANGVEYVLGGLATSQDAGKAPTASVSGGNLVFTFLRDRDSRTPDTDVFIDVGTTLAAWPLNFTVGDVTGGGVTVIDNLDGTDTVTLTVPQTPDTAKFARLRVEVTP, translated from the coding sequence ATGAACGACCTCACACATCGTGTCCGCCCCTTCAATTCTCGAACCGCACTTTCCAAGCCGCTGCTTTTAGTCGCGCTCCTTGGAGGTTCCCATGCTTACTCAGCCAGCCTGACGTGGAGCGGATCAGTGGACAACAACTGGGACACGGCGACCGCCAACTGGACCGGCTCCACTTGGAACAACGCCACGCCTGATTCCGCCATCTTTGACGCCACCGGTGTCGGCGCGGTCAATCTCACGACGGGAATCACGGCAAACGGGATCACCTTCAATACGGCAGGCTACACCATCGCCGGCAGTTCGCTCGCGCTTACTGGAACGGTCGCCACCAATGCGAGTGCCACGATCAACTCCGCCATCAGTGCGGGCGCGACGGTTTTCACCGCCGCCGCCAGCCAAGTTTTGACCCTTGGCGGCGCCATCAGCGGGGCCGGCAGCTTGAACTTCAACGGCGCTGGAACCGTCACTCTCACCGGAACCAACACCAACACTGGATTCTTCTACATCGGGCAGAGCGGTGGTGCCACCACGGTCTCCATCAATAATGGCGCGCAACTGGGCAATGGCTCGGGCGGTTCTAACTACATAGCGGTCCAAAAGGGAGGCACGCTCCGCTACACCGGCACGACGGCTACCTCGACCACGAATACCCGTGATTTCTATACCAATGATGGCGCGGCAAATGTCGACATCACCGAGGTGAACGGCCAATTGACGATCCTGGCGGGAGGCGGCGGGACTCATACTGGTGGTGGTGGTGCTAGTCCTGGTACCTTTACGAAATCCGGTGCCGGCACGCTGGCCATTTCGTCATCCGCAGTCGCCACACGGAACTTTCTCCAGCCAATCGCCATCGCCGGTGGCGTGTTGGAATTGAACAATAACGGCACCGGAGCCTTCTTCACGATTCAACGAGCCATGACCGGTTCGGCCGGCACGACTCTGCGGGTTTCAGGTGTCGGCAGAGTCGGCAACGACCAACTCACCGCCAACTATACCGGCAACCTTGCCGGCCTTGATGTGGTCAACGGGGGCACCTTTGACATCCGCGGGCAGAATGTCGTCTTCGACGCGCTCACCGGCACCGGCACGCTGGGCAACAGCTACCTGACTCACAGTTTCTCCGTGGGTGTCAACAACGGCTCCGGAACCTTCAGCGGCAATATCGTGTCGAATTCCAATGGTGCGACCTTATTGGGCCCTTCGCTGATCACCACCGGCGGTCTCAATCTGATCAAGGTCGGCACCGGCACGCAGACCCTCACCGGCAGCAACTCCTACCTCAACACCACCGTCAGTGGCGGCATCCTGAGCGTCGGCGTAATCGCGGATGCTGGAACCAGCAACCTTGGAACGGGAAGTGTCACCCTCAATGGCGGCAAGCTCCAATACACGGCCGTTGGTGCTACCACCACGACGACGCGCGCTTACAGTGCCAACAACACCACGGCAGGCAATGCCATCGAAATCACCGATGTCGGCACGACCCTGGCCATCAACAGCGGATTCGTCGGCAACGGTGCCGGAGTCGTTACTAAACAAGGGCCCGGAACGCTGAATCTCACGGGCACCGCTGACGATAGCGCTCTGGTTGTCAACGTGGCAGCGGGCACCCTGCTCCTCGACAAAACGGGTGCCTCAATCCGCGCGGTGGCGGCCATCACGGATATTGCCACGGGCGCAACCGTGAAGCTGACGGGATCCGGCACGGACCAGATCTACGGCCTTACCTCAGCCGGGACCAGCTACGGCCTCGTGAACATGAGTGGCGGCACCTTGGATTTGTTCGGGCACAGCGAAAGCCTCAACCGCCTCACTGGCACCGGCACTGTCACCAGCAACACCGCCGGAGACGTCACCCTCACGCTCGGTCAATCAAATGCGACCAATGCGTTTGGCGGCACCATCGAGAATGGCAGTGGCACGGTGGCGTTGACCAAGATCGGCACCGGCATCCTGACGCTCTCCGGCGCGAATAGCTACGGGGCCGGCACCATGATCAATGCCGGCACCCTGCTGGCGGACAATACCACGGGCTCGGCCACGGGAACGGGTGCCGTAACCGTCCATTCCACCGCCACGCTCGGCGGCATGGGGACTATCAGCGGGGATGTCACTGTGGAAACCGGTGGTACAATCGCTCCAGGGGGATCCGTCGGAACTCTCGCAACGGGAGCCCTCACGATATCCGGCGGCACACTCGCCACCGAGATTGACTCATCCGGCAGCCCCACTGCGGACCTTGTCGAGGTCACTGGCGACGTCGACCTGGACGGGCCCCTCGTCGCGACCGATATCGCTGGCAACCCCGCGATCGTCACACTCGGCACCAAGCTGACGCTCATCACCTACACCGGCAACCTCACGGGCACGTTCGACGGGCTTGCCGAGGAAGCCACGGTGGTGATCGGCAGCAACACCTTCAAGATCCGCTATGACGACAGCAATGCCGTCACCATCGAAGCTCTCGCGCCTGTCGCCGGTTACAGCTCCTGGGCCAGCATCAACGCGCCATCGCAAACCCCCGATCAGGACTTCGACAACGACGGCATCGCCAACGGTGTGGAATACGTCCTAGGCGGATTGGCCACCAGCCAGGACGCGGGCAAGGCTCCGACCGCTTCGGTCTCCGGCGGCAACCTCGTCTTCACCTTCCTGCGTGATCGGGATTCGAGGACCCCGGACACCGACGTCTTCATCGACGTGGGCACCACGCTTGCTGCATGGCCGCTGAACTTCACCGTCGGAGACGTCACCGGCGGCGGGGTGACCGTAATCGATAACCTCGATGGCACCGACACGGTGACCCTCACGGTTCCGCAAACACCGGACACCGCGAAGTTCGCCCGCCTTCGGGTGGAAGTGACGCCTTGA
- a CDS encoding malectin domain-containing carbohydrate-binding protein yields the protein MSLDLDSNGNIYLVERRGAVKRHNPVTGVTTTIGTISTYSGGDFGLLGIALDPGFDPDTPASQHLYINYSVNPATATDTRLSRFTLNASGNLDLMSEKILMEVYVNRPSTYGYNGYHQSGCLRFDAAGNLWIGCGDNTDASQYSPRNAGNIMLDARKGSPNTADLRGGLLRIKPAIGGGPPEHPNYTIPAGNLFPLGTPATRPEIYTMGARNCFRFCIDPHTGWVYYGDVGPDSSVDAFGVAFGGPRAHDEFNQVRSPGWFGWPYFIGDNKPYLNGSAVPWTMSSLRSDLASYFTEPTFLNNGGVAGNPALLPDPTPAWIWYPYGAAPAQFSEFNSPNGGRCALAGAVYKYQPGNNFPAYHDRTLFLMEWSRNEIQEVKTDAAGAILEITQFAPHLNFSRPIDMVFGRDGAMYVIEWGDDAWGGASADTALVKVRYTKANLTPSAIASVDVSSGTLPLTVNFSSAGSLDPEDEAGVTFAWDFNGDQIVDSTEPNPQHIYTTAGTYSVRLSVTDTTGLVAFDTVVISAGNHAPVLSFNEPVNQGFFDWGDTVGFAFSVTDAEDGSSDAGQITKDDVLLEASLGHGDHQHTEIQANLLAGIATTPRDEGHAFDGDLAYVFDGYYTDRGAPGVEPITGNTKAVLQPKVKMAQFFDNQSGVQIGTTADAVGGGDDVISIDHGDWIMFRDFNLANIDAIRLRAASAVGGSMVKVRQDSPTGNLLASVNVGSTGSNSVYQDFTGPASGSLAGNHDLYLVFEKTAGASDLMRLNWINFRGNGVTHSSQKPAVQGVDVLGTNQFRLNFDQAVDASGLGSMSSYAINNGATISGVTPAADQRSVTLTTSGTSAGTYYTVSLSGIEDLAGDPIKPNSSVLLVTPSVPILGFACGIKCGVTGPEGLYIDGQGRVYYPDRYVVGGTPYSTTTAIANTVDDTLYRTVRHNTGSLTYAIPVPETADYEVTLKFAEIYWSANGKRVFDVKVEGAIVRSGLDIHATAGGKDIAVDLSTTVRVSDGFLTITLDNATVDNPMINAIYVERAGTFNNVPHLAFGINAGGAAYQSVIGQTPYMADAFYAPTGTVTTYTGTFTGSGGDDILYRSDRYNNGNISWQIPARNGRYQVVAQFAEAWSGASTPGVRNFNVLLENHLQQPAPLDLTAVAGYRTVYEMTRTVTVSDGTLSLTLEQNPGGNNPKINAIKITGDPTGGLTIPTGFFTWLQGYPELGMSPVGDTDHDGVDSLLEYALAGDPLVADTGILPRLLMDGTGACELSFNRPQGITDLAYDLEASGDLTSWIEITPAIFVQDLGNGTERLTYKNLPAAADAGGLNTDRKSFFRLQVGLIPPG from the coding sequence ATGTCGCTGGACCTCGACTCGAATGGCAATATCTACCTCGTCGAACGCCGGGGCGCGGTGAAGCGGCACAACCCAGTGACAGGTGTCACCACCACGATTGGCACGATCAGCACGTATAGCGGCGGCGATTTCGGCCTTCTGGGAATTGCCCTCGATCCCGGCTTCGACCCCGATACTCCGGCCTCCCAGCACCTCTACATCAACTACTCGGTGAACCCGGCAACGGCCACCGATACCCGTTTATCGCGGTTCACCCTCAATGCTTCCGGCAACCTCGACCTCATGAGTGAAAAGATTCTTATGGAGGTGTATGTGAATCGTCCGTCCACTTACGGTTACAACGGCTATCACCAGAGTGGCTGCCTGCGCTTCGATGCCGCCGGGAATCTATGGATCGGCTGCGGAGACAATACGGACGCCTCGCAGTATAGTCCGCGCAATGCCGGCAACATCATGCTGGATGCCCGGAAGGGCTCGCCCAACACCGCAGACCTGCGCGGTGGCCTGCTGCGTATCAAGCCCGCGATCGGCGGGGGTCCACCCGAGCACCCGAACTACACGATCCCGGCGGGCAATCTGTTCCCACTAGGAACGCCTGCCACCCGTCCGGAAATCTACACGATGGGCGCGCGCAACTGTTTCCGCTTCTGCATCGACCCTCACACCGGGTGGGTTTACTACGGCGATGTCGGCCCCGACTCGAGCGTGGATGCTTTCGGAGTGGCGTTCGGTGGGCCGCGCGCTCATGACGAATTCAACCAGGTCCGCAGCCCGGGATGGTTCGGGTGGCCGTATTTCATCGGGGACAACAAGCCCTATTTGAACGGCTCAGCAGTCCCATGGACGATGAGCAGCCTGCGCAGCGACCTGGCGAGTTACTTCACCGAGCCGACCTTTTTGAACAACGGCGGCGTAGCCGGCAACCCGGCGCTGCTGCCTGACCCGACTCCCGCGTGGATCTGGTATCCCTATGGCGCGGCGCCGGCCCAATTCTCGGAATTCAACAGTCCGAATGGCGGCCGCTGCGCCTTGGCGGGTGCGGTTTACAAGTATCAGCCGGGCAACAACTTCCCGGCTTACCATGACCGCACTCTCTTCCTCATGGAGTGGTCTCGCAACGAGATCCAAGAGGTCAAGACTGACGCCGCCGGGGCGATTCTTGAAATCACCCAGTTCGCACCGCATCTGAACTTTTCGAGACCGATCGACATGGTTTTCGGCCGCGACGGCGCGATGTACGTGATCGAATGGGGCGACGATGCCTGGGGCGGCGCTTCTGCCGACACGGCACTGGTCAAAGTGCGCTATACCAAAGCCAATCTCACACCGAGCGCGATCGCATCCGTAGATGTGAGTTCGGGCACCCTGCCGTTGACGGTCAATTTCAGCTCGGCGGGAAGTCTGGACCCCGAGGACGAAGCGGGAGTGACCTTCGCCTGGGATTTCAACGGAGACCAAATCGTCGATTCAACCGAACCGAATCCGCAGCACATTTATACCACGGCGGGGACTTACAGCGTGCGCCTGAGTGTGACGGATACCACGGGTCTTGTCGCTTTTGACACCGTGGTCATCTCTGCCGGAAATCATGCCCCCGTTCTCAGCTTCAATGAGCCGGTGAATCAGGGCTTCTTTGACTGGGGCGACACGGTGGGCTTCGCTTTCTCAGTAACAGACGCCGAAGATGGCAGCAGTGATGCCGGCCAGATCACGAAGGACGATGTATTGTTGGAGGCCTCGCTTGGGCATGGCGACCATCAGCATACGGAGATTCAAGCCAACCTGTTGGCTGGAATCGCCACCACCCCCCGGGATGAAGGTCATGCGTTTGATGGGGATCTCGCCTACGTGTTCGATGGCTACTACACCGATCGAGGCGCGCCGGGTGTCGAACCGATCACCGGCAACACCAAGGCCGTCCTCCAGCCGAAGGTCAAGATGGCCCAGTTCTTCGACAATCAATCCGGTGTCCAAATTGGAACAACGGCGGACGCGGTAGGCGGGGGCGACGACGTGATTTCCATCGACCACGGGGACTGGATCATGTTCCGCGACTTCAACCTCGCGAACATCGATGCGATACGCCTGAGAGCCGCCTCGGCTGTCGGGGGAAGCATGGTCAAGGTGCGGCAGGACTCTCCCACCGGCAACCTGTTGGCGAGCGTCAACGTGGGATCCACCGGGTCTAACTCGGTCTATCAGGACTTCACCGGTCCGGCATCTGGCTCGCTTGCAGGAAACCACGACCTGTATCTCGTCTTCGAAAAAACCGCGGGCGCCAGCGATTTGATGCGGCTGAACTGGATCAACTTCCGGGGCAATGGGGTGACGCACAGTTCACAGAAACCGGCAGTCCAAGGTGTCGATGTGCTTGGGACTAACCAATTCCGCCTGAACTTCGACCAAGCCGTGGACGCCAGCGGACTCGGTAGCATGAGCAGCTACGCGATCAACAACGGTGCCACCATTTCCGGAGTCACGCCGGCAGCGGACCAGCGGTCGGTGACTTTGACAACTTCCGGCACCAGTGCGGGCACTTACTACACGGTGTCCCTGAGTGGCATCGAAGATCTTGCCGGCGATCCCATCAAGCCAAACTCCTCGGTACTGCTCGTTACGCCATCGGTGCCAATCCTGGGCTTCGCCTGCGGCATCAAGTGCGGCGTGACCGGTCCGGAAGGACTCTACATCGATGGGCAGGGCCGGGTCTATTACCCCGACCGCTATGTAGTCGGCGGCACCCCGTACAGCACGACGACCGCGATCGCCAACACCGTGGACGATACGCTCTACAGGACCGTACGCCACAACACCGGGTCGCTGACCTATGCGATTCCCGTCCCGGAGACCGCCGACTATGAGGTCACGCTCAAGTTTGCCGAAATCTACTGGTCGGCAAATGGAAAGCGCGTGTTCGACGTCAAGGTGGAGGGTGCGATCGTCCGGAGCGGATTGGACATCCATGCGACAGCGGGCGGGAAGGATATCGCGGTCGATCTTTCCACCACAGTCAGGGTCAGCGACGGCTTTTTGACGATCACTCTGGACAACGCCACCGTCGACAATCCGATGATCAACGCGATCTACGTCGAGCGAGCGGGCACCTTCAACAACGTTCCGCACTTGGCTTTTGGCATCAATGCCGGGGGAGCAGCTTACCAAAGTGTAATCGGCCAGACCCCGTATATGGCGGACGCGTTCTACGCGCCGACGGGGACCGTGACCACTTACACTGGGACCTTCACCGGTTCGGGAGGCGATGACATCCTCTATCGGAGCGACCGCTATAACAACGGCAACATCAGTTGGCAAATTCCCGCCCGGAACGGTCGCTACCAAGTCGTCGCCCAGTTCGCGGAAGCTTGGTCGGGCGCAAGCACGCCTGGCGTGAGGAACTTCAATGTCCTGCTGGAGAATCACCTCCAGCAGCCTGCTCCGCTGGACCTCACGGCCGTGGCTGGCTATCGAACGGTCTATGAAATGACCCGAACCGTCACTGTTTCCGACGGCACCCTGTCGCTGACCTTGGAGCAGAATCCGGGTGGCAACAATCCCAAGATCAACGCGATCAAGATCACCGGCGACCCAACCGGCGGGCTGACGATTCCCACTGGATTCTTCACCTGGTTGCAGGGCTATCCGGAACTCGGGATGAGCCCGGTGGGAGATACCGACCACGACGGCGTCGACTCACTCTTGGAATATGCATTGGCGGGCGATCCGCTGGTTGCGGACACCGGAATACTGCCGCGCCTTTTGATGGACGGCACCGGAGCCTGCGAACTCAGTTTTAATCGCCCGCAAGGAATAACGGATCTGGCCTATGATCTGGAGGCTTCTGGTGACCTGACATCCTGGATTGAGATCACTCCCGCCATTTTTGTCCAAGACCTCGGCAACGGGACCGAGCGCCTCACCTACAAGAATCTGCCCGCAGCCGCGGACGCCGGAGGCCTCAACACGGACAGGAAGAGCTTCTTCCGCCTCCAAGTCGGGTTAATCCCGCCGGGCTGA
- a CDS encoding IS256 family transposase: MRRPRVRHETEGEVKLATYAAASSPQGLFEQVVAAVAQGLPVRGVERALDGAVSRSGASRMWAEKSREQLELLRGRPLDDADWLSVFLDGVWLTRELCVVVAVGIDTEGNKRVLDFEQGPSENITTVEALLKRLRSRGLAAKAGRRLLVLRDGSSAIAAGVRRLWPDAVQQECLVHAHSNLRDAVRKRDRADLDLRFKALREAQGKAAGEEAFEDLMEFVSERNAAAALALGARRDVLLAFHRMEVPSTLNTTFLSTNLIENVLRNWREATGNVKRWNEKQDMVPRWMAAGLLWAEAGFRKIRHAEDLPRLAAALSTSAPSSSPAIAGSSSFAASDSADQQETCRSTGR; encoded by the coding sequence ATCCGCCGGCCCCGGGTGCGCCACGAAACGGAGGGCGAGGTGAAGCTGGCGACCTATGCCGCGGCTTCCAGCCCGCAGGGGCTCTTCGAGCAGGTCGTTGCGGCGGTGGCCCAGGGGCTGCCGGTGCGCGGCGTGGAACGGGCTCTCGATGGCGCAGTGAGCAGGAGCGGAGCGTCGCGGATGTGGGCGGAAAAGAGCCGCGAGCAGCTTGAATTGCTGCGCGGGCGGCCCTTGGACGACGCGGACTGGCTGAGTGTGTTCCTCGACGGGGTGTGGCTCACCCGCGAGTTGTGCGTGGTGGTGGCCGTCGGCATCGACACGGAGGGCAACAAGCGGGTGCTGGATTTCGAGCAGGGCCCCTCGGAAAACATCACGACGGTGGAAGCCTTGCTCAAGCGACTGCGAAGCCGCGGATTGGCAGCAAAAGCCGGCCGTCGGCTGCTGGTATTGCGCGACGGCAGCAGCGCGATCGCGGCGGGAGTGAGGAGGCTGTGGCCGGATGCGGTGCAACAGGAATGCCTGGTGCACGCGCACTCCAACCTGCGCGATGCGGTCCGCAAGCGCGACCGCGCGGACCTCGACCTGCGCTTCAAGGCCTTGCGCGAGGCGCAGGGCAAGGCGGCGGGCGAAGAGGCATTCGAGGACCTGATGGAGTTTGTCAGCGAGCGCAACGCGGCTGCGGCGCTGGCCTTGGGAGCGAGGCGGGACGTCCTGTTGGCCTTCCACCGGATGGAGGTGCCCTCGACGCTCAACACGACGTTTTTGAGCACGAACCTCATCGAGAACGTGCTGCGCAACTGGCGTGAGGCGACGGGCAACGTGAAGCGCTGGAACGAGAAGCAGGACATGGTCCCGCGCTGGATGGCGGCCGGCCTGCTGTGGGCGGAGGCTGGCTTCCGCAAGATCCGGCACGCGGAGGATCTGCCCCGGTTGGCAGCCGCGCTGTCGACCTCCGCTCCGTCCTCATCCCCGGCTATCGCCGGGTCCTCGTCCTTCGCTGCGAGCGACAGCGCGGATCAACAGGAGACTTGCCGATCAACCGGCAGATGA
- a CDS encoding LuxR C-terminal-related transcriptional regulator: MSAVIHAPKHVCLIEDHLDYRRVLRNAINSSEHLRCELVFSSIEAFIAETETGSHVDVVLLDLGLPGMHGVAGIDVIQRRFPNARILVLTVYDHKPIVLEALAAGAGGYLLKSDRLEIILHGIDEALAGGAPLNSHIARMILSTFNTVKPERPEIDLSDRERETLAMLAKGLIKKEIADQLKISYHTVDTHVRNIYAKLKVHNLSGAVTKAIKLGLT, from the coding sequence ATGAGCGCCGTGATCCATGCCCCGAAACATGTATGCCTGATAGAAGATCATCTGGACTACCGCCGCGTACTCCGCAACGCGATTAACTCCAGCGAGCATCTGCGCTGCGAGCTTGTTTTCTCGTCGATCGAAGCCTTTATCGCCGAGACCGAGACGGGCAGTCATGTAGATGTGGTGTTGTTGGACCTTGGCTTGCCGGGGATGCACGGGGTCGCGGGCATCGACGTGATACAACGGCGCTTCCCGAACGCTAGGATCCTCGTTTTGACCGTCTACGATCACAAGCCCATTGTCCTGGAGGCGTTGGCGGCCGGAGCGGGTGGATACCTGTTGAAATCCGACCGACTCGAAATCATACTTCACGGCATTGACGAAGCTCTCGCGGGAGGTGCTCCTTTGAACAGCCACATCGCCCGGATGATCCTGTCCACCTTTAACACCGTGAAACCGGAGAGACCGGAAATCGATCTGTCGGATCGGGAACGGGAGACGCTCGCGATGCTTGCCAAAGGGCTCATCAAGAAGGAAATCGCGGATCAACTCAAGATCTCTTATCACACCGTGGATACCCATGTTCGCAACATTTACGCGAAGCTGAAAGTGCATAATCTATCAGGAGCGGTCACCAAGGCGATCAAGCTCGGACTGACATGA
- a CDS encoding ThuA domain-containing protein has product MKKQLIALILVLASVLLPTPVRAHGIDVLVFSKTTGFRHTSIPAGVTALTELGAAHHFGVTFTENSAEFISQLPNHQVVVFLNTTGDVLDASQEAAFKTWYQNGRGFVGIHAACDAETGWPWFMDMIGAKFSGHPAIQTAEVKFLDRVHPITNVIDPATGQRIERWSRSDEWYNFTASPRGKAHVLAVLSESTYTGGAHGDDHPIAWCRDFDGGRSAYLGMGHTDETYSNAIFGGLLTNAIEWAGGEIPADSDARFTRTTKRSCSIAMFLPPCRWTSTRMAISTSSNAGAR; this is encoded by the coding sequence GTGAAAAAACAGCTCATCGCTCTGATTCTTGTCCTTGCTTCGGTGTTGCTGCCCACTCCTGTTAGGGCTCACGGCATCGATGTCCTGGTCTTCAGCAAGACCACCGGTTTCCGCCACACTTCGATCCCGGCAGGAGTCACTGCGTTGACGGAACTGGGAGCGGCACACCATTTTGGAGTCACTTTCACCGAGAACTCGGCGGAGTTCATCTCCCAACTTCCCAACCACCAGGTGGTGGTGTTCCTGAATACGACGGGCGATGTTCTGGATGCCTCCCAGGAAGCCGCCTTCAAGACATGGTACCAAAATGGCCGCGGTTTCGTCGGCATTCATGCCGCGTGCGATGCCGAGACCGGCTGGCCGTGGTTCATGGATATGATCGGCGCCAAGTTTTCGGGTCACCCCGCAATTCAAACCGCCGAGGTGAAATTTCTCGACCGGGTGCACCCGATCACCAACGTGATCGACCCGGCGACGGGACAACGGATCGAGCGCTGGTCACGCAGCGACGAGTGGTACAATTTCACCGCCAGTCCGCGCGGTAAGGCACACGTGCTGGCGGTTCTCAGCGAGTCAACCTACACCGGTGGCGCACATGGTGACGATCATCCGATCGCCTGGTGCCGGGACTTCGACGGCGGGCGGTCTGCCTATCTGGGAATGGGTCATACCGATGAGACCTACAGCAACGCGATTTTCGGGGGATTGCTGACGAACGCGATCGAATGGGCGGGTGGCGAAATCCCGGCAGACAGCGATGCTCGATTCACGCGAACTACGAAAAGGTCGTGCTCGATCGCAATGTTTCTTCCCCCATGTCGCTGGACCTCGACTCGAATGGCAATATCTACCTCGTCGAACGCCGGGGCGCGGTGA